A window of uncultured Fusobacterium sp. contains these coding sequences:
- a CDS encoding RNA polymerase sigma factor: MDFDEIFEEYFDRIYYKVLGVVKNPEDAEDISQEVFMSVYRNLKSFRSESNIYTWIYKIAINKIYDFFRKRKIELDINEEILMLEDNTNIDTSILLEEKLKLLSPKEREIVILKDIYGYKLKEIAEMKEINISTIKSIYYKAIKDMGGN; the protein is encoded by the coding sequence ATGGACTTTGATGAGATTTTCGAGGAGTATTTTGATAGGATATATTACAAAGTTTTAGGAGTAGTAAAAAATCCTGAAGATGCTGAAGACATATCTCAGGAAGTTTTTATGAGTGTCTATAGAAACTTAAAGAGTTTTCGTTCGGAAAGTAATATATACACCTGGATATACAAGATTGCAATAAATAAAATTTATGATTTTTTCAGAAAAAGAAAAATAGAATTAGATATTAATGAAGAGATTCTAATGTTAGAGGATAATACTAATATTGATACATCAATTCTTTTAGAGGAAAAGTTAAAATTATTATCACCTAAAGAGAGAGAAATTGTAATTTTAAAAGATATATATGGATATAAATTAAAAGAAATAGCAGAGATGAAGGAGATAAATATTTCTACAATAAAATCTATATATTATAAAGCAATCAAGGATATGGGAGGAAATTAA